One window from the genome of Desulforamulus ruminis DSM 2154 encodes:
- a CDS encoding class I SAM-dependent methyltransferase yields the protein MGDESNRFHREIVRPHTEELLEIKSDDFVLDIACGNGNFSKRLAEQGVKVVGFDYSPKMIELAKIRRVNVLDKVIFKVCDATDYEQLMNLRQERPFTKAVANMAIMDISDIEPLFKAVFDLLCENGIFVFATHHPCFTYPNEDYFTSCVHKGVAIEGQPVLQNYYHRSIQDILNLAFKCGFIIDGFYEVPFPGENTPIIMIVRLKKFI from the coding sequence ATGGGCGATGAATCAAACCGCTTTCATCGCGAGATTGTCCGCCCGCATACCGAAGAATTATTGGAGATTAAGTCGGACGATTTCGTTTTGGATATAGCCTGCGGCAACGGCAATTTTTCAAAAAGGCTTGCCGAGCAAGGTGTAAAAGTTGTTGGGTTTGATTACAGTCCTAAAATGATTGAACTTGCGAAGATCCGCAGAGTAAATGTCCTGGACAAAGTAATTTTTAAAGTTTGTGATGCTACCGATTATGAGCAACTCATGAATTTACGGCAAGAAAGACCTTTTACAAAAGCGGTTGCCAACATGGCAATTATGGATATTTCCGATATAGAACCATTGTTTAAAGCAGTTTTTGATCTGCTGTGTGAGAATGGGATTTTTGTATTTGCTACACACCACCCTTGTTTCACCTATCCCAATGAGGATTATTTCACTTCTTGCGTTCATAAAGGCGTTGCAATCGAGGGACAACCAGTTTTGCAAAACTATTATCACAGGTCCATTCAAGACATACTTAATCTTGCTTTTAAATGTGGATTTATAATTGATGGATTTTACGAAGTACCATTTCCTGGCGAAAATACTCCAATAATTATGATAGTACGCTTAAAAAAATTTATATAG
- a CDS encoding PadR family transcriptional regulator, which produces MLKGVLDGIVLEIISRDEIYGYEIAKRLHAMGFEGLAEATVYALLLRLEKNKLVHITKKPSEIGPPRKFYTLNERGLEELATFWARWDFLSERIQILRNNGGKDNEL; this is translated from the coding sequence ATGCTCAAAGGCGTTTTGGACGGCATAGTGCTTGAGATCATCAGTCGCGATGAAATATACGGATATGAGATTGCTAAAAGGCTACACGCAATGGGTTTTGAAGGGCTTGCGGAAGCGACTGTATATGCGTTACTGTTACGGCTGGAAAAAAACAAGTTGGTTCACATTACAAAAAAACCTTCGGAAATAGGACCCCCTAGAAAGTTTTATACGCTGAACGAGCGGGGGCTTGAAGAACTGGCGACTTTTTGGGCAAGATGGGATTTTCTAAGTGAGCGTATTCAAATTTTAAGAAATAATGGGGGGAAAGATAATGAGCTTTAG
- a CDS encoding helix-turn-helix domain-containing protein, producing the protein MGARLSMLRDSLGITPEKIAEALEVSVADYLLYEAGEKDFSFSFLYNVAGILGVDVLDIISGETPKLSLCCVVRAGGGYNINRRKAYNYKHLAFTFRNKKAEPFMVTVEPNGDTIPERHAHDGQEFNYMVSGCMDFFIGDMVYTLSEGDSVYFDSAVPHAMKTHGDTPAKFLAIVMK; encoded by the coding sequence ATGGGTGCGCGTTTATCCATGCTGCGCGATTCTCTGGGTATTACGCCTGAAAAAATCGCAGAAGCACTGGAGGTTTCGGTAGCTGACTACTTGCTTTATGAAGCCGGGGAAAAAGACTTTTCTTTTAGTTTTTTGTATAATGTGGCAGGTATTTTAGGGGTCGATGTCCTGGATATTATCAGCGGCGAGACGCCTAAGCTTTCGTTATGCTGTGTGGTTAGAGCGGGCGGCGGCTATAATATTAACCGCAGAAAAGCCTATAATTACAAGCATCTTGCTTTTACCTTTCGTAATAAAAAGGCGGAGCCGTTTATGGTTACCGTGGAACCGAACGGCGATACGATACCGGAGCGTCATGCCCACGACGGGCAGGAGTTTAATTATATGGTTTCGGGATGTATGGATTTTTTTATTGGCGATATGGTTTACACGCTTAGCGAGGGTGACAGCGTCTACTTCGATTCTGCGGTTCCTCACGCCATGAAGACCCATGGCGATACCCCGGCGAAGTTTCTGGCAATTGTCATGAAATAA
- a CDS encoding IS3 family transposase (programmed frameshift) has protein sequence MRKRFTEEQIIGILNSHENGMPVADILRQHGISEQTFYRWKSKYGGMEASDAKKLKQLEEENRRLKLLVGELTLDNQALKWVIGKKQVKPARKRKLVKELQDTFGMSERRACRLVGIGRSSHRYVPSTSEENEALKTRISELAFKWRRFGYRRIHALLQREGQKVNHKKVYRLYRLAGLAVRRRKRKRVLSGRGRPPTVTPQPNVRWSMDFVSDSTATGQRFRVFVVIDEATRECLASEVDTSITGRRVTRVLDRIAIYRGYPKEILSDNGPEFAGLTLNQWAYEHRVIQLFIDPGKPMQNSHVESFNGKLRDECLNEHWFRGVSEARRIIEEWRHEYNTVRPHSGLSNKTPVEYATDLAKKTCEQIS, from the exons ATGAGAAAACGTTTCACCGAAGAGCAGATCATTGGAATACTTAACTCCCATGAGAATGGGATGCCGGTAGCTGACATTCTTCGGCAACATGGCATTAGCGAACAAACCTTTTATCGCTGGAAATCTAAATACGGCGGAATGGAAGCAAGTGATGCGAAGAAACTTAAGCAGTTGGAAGAGGAAAACCGCAGACTTAAGCTACTCGTAGGTGAACTAACCCTCGACAACCAGGCTCTAAAGTGGGTTATTG GAAAAAAACAAGTAAAGCCTGCTCGCAAGCGAAAGCTTGTTAAAGAACTCCAAGATACTTTTGGTATGAGTGAACGCAGAGCGTGCAGGCTTGTTGGTATCGGACGCTCCAGTCATAGATATGTTCCTTCTACTTCAGAAGAGAACGAGGCATTGAAAACGAGAATATCTGAACTTGCCTTTAAGTGGCGTCGCTTTGGATATAGACGAATCCATGCCTTACTTCAGCGTGAAGGACAGAAAGTTAACCACAAGAAAGTATATAGGCTATACCGGCTTGCTGGACTCGCTGTCCGTCGCCGCAAAAGAAAACGTGTTCTCTCTGGAAGGGGCCGCCCCCCCACAGTTACGCCTCAACCGAATGTAAGGTGGTCTATGGATTTTGTTAGTGACTCAACAGCAACTGGGCAGCGATTTAGAGTTTTTGTAGTGATTGATGAAGCAACTCGAGAGTGTCTGGCCAGCGAAGTGGATACTTCAATAACAGGACGGCGTGTGACAAGAGTACTAGATAGAATTGCTATTTACAGAGGTTATCCCAAAGAAATCCTCTCTGATAACGGACCTGAATTTGCAGGACTGACCTTGAATCAATGGGCTTATGAACATAGGGTTATCCAACTGTTTATAGACCCCGGTAAACCAATGCAAAATAGCCATGTAGAAAGCTTTAATGGAAAACTCCGAGATGAATGCCTTAATGAACACTGGTTCAGAGGCGTAAGTGAGGCTCGTCGAATTATTGAAGAGTGGCGTCATGAATACAATACAGTTCGTCCACATAGCGGACTGAGCAACAAAACACCAGTAGAATATGCTACAGATCTGGCTAAAAAAACCTGTGAACAAATTTCGTGA
- a CDS encoding response regulator transcription factor, which translates to MHDHKIKVLVVEDEASIRRFITLNLEMAGYEVGEAPSGEEALALLTSFLPDLVVLDLMLPGINGLEVCGRIRETMPEPLIIMLTAKGQDADKIMGLELGADDYMVKPFNPLELIARIKAMLRRRNRFEGRRTAYTYGDLCLDTAANKLLRNNREVELTPTEYSILKLFMENPGKALKREEILNAVWGEDYFGDTKTLDVHIRRLREKIEENPSEPRHIKTVWGSGYRWQPEPGRRLT; encoded by the coding sequence ATGCACGATCATAAGATAAAAGTATTGGTTGTTGAAGATGAAGCTTCGATCCGGCGTTTTATCACCCTCAATCTGGAGATGGCCGGATACGAAGTGGGAGAAGCGCCCAGCGGGGAGGAGGCGCTGGCTCTGCTCACGTCGTTCCTTCCCGATTTGGTGGTGCTGGATCTGATGCTGCCTGGAATAAACGGCCTGGAAGTCTGTGGGCGCATTCGTGAAACCATGCCGGAACCGCTCATCATCATGCTGACGGCCAAAGGACAGGATGCGGATAAAATTATGGGTCTTGAACTGGGAGCGGATGACTATATGGTCAAGCCCTTTAATCCCTTGGAATTGATTGCCAGGATTAAAGCCATGTTAAGGCGCCGGAACCGGTTTGAAGGGAGAAGAACGGCCTATACTTACGGCGATCTGTGCCTGGATACGGCCGCCAATAAACTGCTCAGAAACAATCGGGAAGTGGAGCTGACCCCTACGGAATATTCGATCTTAAAACTGTTTATGGAAAATCCGGGGAAAGCGCTGAAACGGGAAGAGATATTGAATGCGGTCTGGGGAGAAGATTATTTTGGGGACACCAAAACTTTAGATGTACATATCCGGCGGCTCAGAGAAAAAATCGAAGAGAACCCCTCTGAGCCCCGGCATATTAAAACCGTTTGGGGTTCCGGTTACCGGTGGCAGCCGGAGCCCGGCAGGAGGCTGACATGA
- a CDS encoding secondary thiamine-phosphate synthase enzyme YjbQ: MKHFRKELWFEIKKRREFINITPEVEECLAESGIKEGLLLCNAMHITASVFINDDESGLHQDFEKWLEGLAPEKPYSQYRHNGYEDNADAHLKRTVMGREVVVAITGGKLDLGPWEQIFYGEFDGKRKKRVLVKIIGE; this comes from the coding sequence ATGAAACATTTTAGGAAAGAACTGTGGTTTGAAATTAAGAAACGCCGGGAGTTTATAAATATAACCCCAGAGGTTGAAGAATGCCTGGCGGAAAGCGGCATTAAGGAAGGCTTGTTGCTGTGCAACGCCATGCACATCACCGCCAGTGTATTTATTAACGATGATGAATCCGGGCTGCACCAAGACTTTGAGAAGTGGCTGGAGGGGCTCGCCCCGGAAAAACCCTATTCACAGTACCGACATAACGGCTATGAGGACAACGCCGATGCCCATCTTAAACGAACCGTCATGGGCCGCGAAGTGGTGGTGGCCATTACTGGCGGCAAACTTGATCTGGGCCCCTGGGAGCAAATATTTTACGGTGAATTCGACGGCAAAAGGAAGAAAAGGGTGCTGGTTAAGATTATTGGAGAATAG
- a CDS encoding AMP-binding protein yields MIMYEKYIGRHRDEFVTLEDLYKNYSIDCPDDFNFAYDVLDVLAEKKPDKLAMLWVGKDGSEKRITFGDMKRWSNKTANYFKALGIKKGDFVLLVLKRSYLFWYAMLALHKIGAVAVQATHLLTAKDYVYRCQAAGIKMAVITGDGDCTRDFDKAAPECNTVELKAVTGHKAAGEGWLDFEAGIEAAPDHWQRPTGEEATKVTDILITAFSSGTTGYPKMVAHDHSYPLGHIITGVFWHRAEPDGLHFTISDTGWLKSLWGKFYGQWFAESAVFTYDFDSFKGADILEKLAKYRITTFCAPPTMYRFMLKEDVGTYDLSALKHCCTAGEALNPEVYNQWKRATGLRIFEGFGQTETTLSCSTLYPWVQPRPGSMGLPTPGYGLVIVDENGREVDPGVTGEICLKADSMETRTKGIFMGYYRDEMSTQKAWHDGLYHTGDTAYRDELGFLWYVGRNDDIIKSSGYRIGPFEVESALAEHPAVLESAVTGIPDPIRGFVVKATIVLSKGYEPCEELVKELQEHVKKTTAPYKYPRVVEFVAELPKTISGKIRRVAIREKDMN; encoded by the coding sequence ATGATCATGTATGAGAAGTATATCGGCAGGCATCGTGATGAGTTTGTCACGCTGGAGGATTTATATAAAAATTATTCCATAGATTGCCCCGACGATTTTAACTTTGCCTATGATGTGCTCGATGTGCTGGCGGAGAAGAAGCCTGACAAGCTGGCAATGCTGTGGGTTGGCAAAGACGGCAGTGAAAAGAGAATTACCTTCGGAGATATGAAGCGCTGGTCGAACAAAACAGCAAATTATTTTAAAGCGCTGGGGATTAAAAAAGGCGATTTTGTCCTGTTGGTACTGAAAAGAAGTTATTTATTTTGGTATGCCATGCTGGCTCTTCACAAAATCGGTGCCGTAGCTGTCCAGGCAACGCACCTGTTAACGGCCAAGGATTACGTTTACCGCTGTCAGGCGGCCGGCATAAAAATGGCGGTCATTACGGGCGATGGAGATTGCACCCGAGATTTTGACAAAGCCGCTCCGGAATGTAACACCGTCGAGCTAAAAGCTGTTACAGGGCATAAGGCAGCGGGGGAAGGCTGGCTGGATTTTGAGGCCGGCATTGAAGCCGCCCCTGACCATTGGCAGCGTCCAACGGGAGAAGAGGCAACAAAAGTTACGGATATATTGATTACTGCTTTTTCATCCGGCACTACCGGCTATCCAAAGATGGTTGCCCATGATCATTCCTATCCCTTAGGCCATATTATAACGGGGGTCTTTTGGCACAGGGCGGAGCCGGACGGCCTGCATTTCACCATTTCCGACACCGGATGGCTGAAGTCTCTGTGGGGTAAATTTTATGGTCAATGGTTTGCTGAGTCAGCAGTTTTTACCTATGATTTTGATAGCTTTAAAGGGGCCGATATCCTGGAAAAATTGGCCAAATATCGAATTACTACATTTTGTGCTCCGCCAACCATGTACAGGTTTATGCTGAAAGAAGATGTGGGTACCTACGATTTATCCGCCTTAAAACACTGCTGCACGGCGGGAGAAGCATTGAATCCCGAGGTTTATAATCAGTGGAAAAGGGCTACGGGGCTGCGCATCTTTGAGGGCTTTGGACAGACGGAAACAACGCTGTCCTGTTCCACCTTGTACCCATGGGTTCAGCCGAGGCCAGGCTCTATGGGGCTGCCGACCCCGGGTTATGGTTTGGTGATAGTCGATGAAAACGGTCGCGAGGTCGACCCGGGTGTTACCGGTGAAATTTGTTTAAAAGCCGATAGTATGGAAACCAGAACAAAGGGTATCTTCATGGGTTATTATCGGGATGAAATGAGCACCCAAAAAGCATGGCACGACGGATTGTACCATACAGGAGATACTGCCTACCGTGATGAACTGGGTTTTTTGTGGTATGTGGGCAGAAATGATGACATCATCAAATCTTCCGGTTACCGGATCGGGCCCTTTGAGGTGGAGTCGGCACTGGCAGAGCACCCCGCTGTTTTGGAATCAGCGGTGACGGGCATTCCAGATCCCATCAGGGGGTTTGTGGTGAAGGCCACCATTGTGCTTTCCAAGGGCTACGAACCCTGTGAAGAGTTGGTCAAGGAATTACAGGAACATGTGAAAAAAACAACCGCTCCGTATAAATATCCCAGGGTAGTCGAGTTTGTGGCAGAGCTCCCCAAAACAATCAGCGGAAAAATTCGTCGGGTTGCAATTAGGGAAAAAGACATGAATTAA
- a CDS encoding GrpB family protein produces the protein MQNDHSFTPDEYIQKVRVGGIKPHNAPITLVAYDPRWPELFEREAKRIRSVLGNRVLQLEHVGSTSVPELCAKPIIDMLLVVADSSDEPSYVAALEAVGYTLRIREPDWFEHRMFKGPDTDINLHVFSEGTSEVERMLRFRDWLRANDTDRDNYARVKRKLAQHVWRHVQNYADAKTSIVQEIMDRANAVEQGD, from the coding sequence ATGCAGAATGATCACAGTTTCACGCCAGATGAATATATTCAAAAGGTTAGGGTGGGAGGGATAAAACCACATAATGCGCCCATTACCCTCGTCGCGTATGATCCGCGTTGGCCCGAGTTATTCGAGCGGGAAGCCAAGCGGATTCGTTCCGTACTGGGCAATAGGGTATTGCAGTTGGAGCATGTAGGCTCAACCTCGGTGCCGGAATTGTGCGCCAAACCAATTATCGACATGCTGCTGGTCGTGGCTGATTCTTCAGACGAGCCATCCTATGTTGCCGCCCTGGAGGCAGTCGGTTACACGCTTCGGATACGGGAGCCGGATTGGTTCGAGCATCGTATGTTTAAGGGTCCCGATACGGACATCAACCTGCACGTGTTCAGCGAGGGCACATCTGAGGTTGAACGAATGCTACGATTCCGCGATTGGCTACGAGCTAACGACACCGACCGGGATAACTATGCACGCGTCAAGCGCAAACTTGCTCAACATGTTTGGCGACATGTGCAGAACTACGCGGATGCAAAAACTTCGATTGTTCAGGAAATCATGGACCGGGCAAATGCAGTCGAACAGGGCGACTGA
- a CDS encoding acyltransferase family protein, translating to MNGSKETNPLNQQSNRRKRRLRPDSIGYMPGLDGLRALAVFAVIAYHLNLTWAPGGLLGVSLFFVLSGYLITNILLKQWENSGTINLKDFWLRRARRLLPALFVMLAGVMVWGVLCAPERLAALKQEALAAVFYTSNWYLIFHQVSYFESFGPPSPLGHLWSLAVEEQFYLFWPFLLGWGLRCLRQRKWLIGGTVACVLISAAAMALIYIPGHDPSRVYYGTDTRVFALLVGAALAMIWPGGKMNADLSGKKRLALDAAGGLGLLVVLLMIGKTNQYQPSLYQGGLLLFSFAGACVVAVLAHPASYLGRFFGWRPWRWLGECSYGIYLWHYPVIILTSPVVNTEGPDLSRAFWQIGASIILAALSRYMIEEPIRYGRRKPVRRRRQRRRQILPWWQRPLAHRAKITACIMLFLVLLVNPNEGTETSDKALANSQMRTEQMQTEKNPETENKIEAEAQTENEAQTEKETQIGTKAQETDKADPAATVKPDAADKKSDVGGDEITVIGDSLMINVQPALQEHLPGIVIDAQIGRQMYQAPEVIARLQEEGKLGRTVVIELGTNGSFTEKQLTEALDSLQGTAEIVLVNTRVPKPWEGVVNETLKKVAESYPKARLIDWHSVSSGHDDYFYSDGVHLTRTGVAAYREMLIEALLSNQSDEHKSCYNNKKPKG from the coding sequence ATGAATGGCAGTAAGGAAACAAATCCCTTGAATCAGCAATCGAACCGAAGGAAAAGGAGGTTGCGGCCGGATTCTATCGGCTACATGCCGGGATTGGACGGATTGAGGGCCTTGGCGGTGTTTGCCGTAATTGCTTATCATCTCAATCTGACCTGGGCTCCGGGAGGGCTTTTAGGGGTAAGTCTTTTTTTTGTACTGTCCGGATATTTAATCACCAATATTCTTCTGAAGCAATGGGAGAACTCCGGAACAATTAATTTGAAAGATTTCTGGCTGCGCAGGGCCCGGCGGTTGCTGCCGGCTCTTTTTGTGATGCTGGCAGGCGTGATGGTCTGGGGGGTGCTTTGCGCTCCGGAACGCTTGGCGGCCTTGAAGCAGGAAGCGCTGGCCGCGGTATTCTATACCAGCAACTGGTATCTGATCTTTCATCAGGTATCCTATTTTGAAAGCTTCGGCCCACCGTCTCCGCTGGGCCATCTCTGGTCTTTGGCGGTAGAAGAACAATTTTATCTTTTCTGGCCCTTTCTTCTGGGCTGGGGACTGCGCTGCCTACGGCAGCGCAAATGGCTGATCGGGGGTACGGTCGCCTGTGTTTTGATTTCCGCTGCAGCGATGGCGCTGATTTACATACCGGGTCATGACCCCAGCCGGGTCTATTATGGAACGGATACCCGTGTTTTCGCCCTGCTTGTGGGGGCTGCCCTGGCCATGATATGGCCCGGCGGGAAAATGAACGCAGACCTGTCCGGCAAAAAGAGACTGGCGCTGGATGCGGCAGGAGGCCTGGGGTTATTGGTGGTACTTCTGATGATCGGCAAAACCAACCAATACCAGCCCTCTCTCTATCAGGGTGGACTCCTGCTATTCTCTTTTGCGGGGGCATGTGTGGTGGCGGTTCTGGCCCACCCGGCCAGCTATCTCGGCCGGTTCTTCGGTTGGAGGCCCTGGCGCTGGCTGGGAGAGTGCTCCTATGGGATTTACTTGTGGCATTACCCGGTTATCATCCTGACCAGTCCGGTTGTCAATACGGAAGGTCCGGACCTTTCCCGCGCCTTCTGGCAGATTGGGGCAAGCATTATCCTGGCGGCTCTTTCCCGCTACATGATTGAGGAGCCCATCCGCTACGGGCGGCGGAAACCGGTGCGAAGGCGGAGGCAGAGGAGGAGGCAGATCCTTCCCTGGTGGCAAAGACCATTGGCCCACAGAGCCAAAATTACGGCGTGCATAATGCTGTTCTTGGTGTTGTTGGTAAACCCCAATGAAGGTACGGAAACTTCCGATAAAGCTTTAGCAAACAGTCAGATGAGGACAGAACAAATGCAAACTGAAAAGAACCCTGAAACTGAAAATAAAATCGAAGCCGAAGCCCAAACCGAAAATGAAGCTCAAACTGAAAAGGAAACCCAAATCGGGACTAAAGCCCAGGAGACAGACAAGGCAGACCCTGCTGCCACCGTGAAACCTGATGCGGCAGATAAAAAGAGTGATGTCGGGGGAGATGAAATTACAGTCATTGGAGATTCCCTAATGATTAATGTGCAACCTGCTTTGCAAGAACACCTGCCGGGCATTGTCATCGACGCGCAAATCGGCAGACAGATGTATCAGGCTCCGGAGGTTATTGCCAGGCTCCAGGAAGAGGGCAAGTTGGGGAGAACCGTGGTTATTGAATTAGGCACTAACGGTTCATTTACAGAAAAGCAGTTGACAGAGGCTCTGGACTCCTTGCAAGGGACTGCGGAGATCGTGCTGGTAAATACCCGTGTCCCAAAGCCTTGGGAGGGGGTAGTAAATGAGACGCTGAAAAAGGTGGCGGAGTCTTACCCCAAGGCCAGGCTGATCGATTGGCATTCGGTCAGCAGCGGCCATGACGATTACTTTTATTCGGACGGGGTTCATCTGACCCGGACGGGTGTGGCAGCCTACAGGGAAATGCTGATCGAAGCCTTGCTTTCCAATCAAAGCGATGAACATAAATCATGTTATAATAACAAAAAACCTAAGGGATGA
- a CDS encoding HAMP domain-containing sensor histidine kinase — MRGIRGRLTANFMIVILVSVAILEVMLIYTVQQNYYGSLRGNLTNQVKISADMYSKYYSDTSLEDNILYNVDAFWNQSNAEVEIVDRDGKIVMDSLGLIPEQGEPTEDIQDALNDKMGEWVGKLNGQKVMAVAYPLKSEGQIVGALRFIASTAAIDQDIQDTAKNFIAIGLFVVLVVGLLSIFLANTILVPLREVTAVAESMAAGNFQIKSKKKRDDEIGKLSDTLNYMADEITKKEKLKNDFISSVSHELRTPLTSIMGWAITLQSEKFQHKEMLNDGLGIIAKETKRLTRMVEELLDFSKFVSGRIKLEYENVNLTELMEHIRKQLMPRALRDNIHFTVDYPEGLPDLMTDANRLKQVLINILDNALNFTSAGGSVHFQVQVGEKEYTFTIADSGCGITAEELPMVKEKFYKGRSSRSKNGIGLSICEEIVTLMKGRLEISSEVNVGTTVVITLPRGVRANG, encoded by the coding sequence ATGAGAGGAATCAGAGGGAGACTGACGGCCAATTTCATGATCGTGATTTTGGTTTCGGTGGCCATTCTGGAAGTGATGCTGATTTATACGGTGCAGCAGAATTACTACGGCAGCCTAAGGGGTAACCTGACCAATCAGGTTAAGATCAGCGCGGACATGTATTCCAAATACTATTCCGATACCTCTCTGGAAGATAATATCCTGTATAATGTGGATGCCTTTTGGAATCAAAGCAATGCCGAAGTGGAGATTGTGGATCGAGACGGGAAGATTGTTATGGATTCCCTGGGACTAATCCCGGAGCAAGGGGAGCCCACGGAGGATATACAGGATGCGCTCAATGACAAGATGGGGGAATGGGTGGGAAAATTAAACGGTCAGAAAGTCATGGCCGTAGCTTATCCGTTGAAATCCGAGGGTCAAATTGTCGGAGCCTTACGTTTTATTGCGTCTACCGCTGCCATTGATCAGGATATTCAGGACACGGCGAAAAATTTTATTGCCATCGGCCTTTTTGTGGTTCTAGTTGTGGGTTTGCTCAGTATCTTTTTAGCCAATACCATCCTTGTCCCACTGAGGGAAGTGACCGCCGTTGCCGAGAGCATGGCGGCAGGCAATTTCCAAATCAAGAGCAAGAAAAAGCGGGATGACGAGATCGGCAAGCTTTCGGATACCTTGAACTACATGGCAGATGAAATCACCAAAAAAGAGAAGCTGAAAAATGATTTTATCTCTTCGGTTTCCCACGAATTGCGCACCCCGTTGACCTCGATTATGGGCTGGGCGATTACGCTGCAAAGCGAAAAATTCCAGCACAAAGAAATGTTGAACGACGGCCTAGGTATTATCGCCAAGGAGACTAAGCGGCTCACCCGGATGGTCGAAGAGCTCCTGGACTTTTCCAAGTTCGTTTCCGGCAGGATTAAACTTGAATATGAAAACGTGAATTTGACCGAGTTGATGGAGCATATCCGCAAACAGTTGATGCCGCGGGCGCTGCGGGATAATATCCATTTCACGGTTGATTACCCGGAAGGCCTTCCCGATCTGATGACCGATGCCAACCGTTTGAAACAAGTATTGATCAATATTTTAGATAATGCCTTGAACTTTACGAGTGCCGGAGGGTCTGTCCATTTTCAGGTCCAGGTAGGGGAAAAAGAATATACGTTTACGATTGCCGATAGTGGATGCGGCATTACTGCCGAGGAGCTGCCGATGGTGAAAGAAAAGTTTTATAAAGGCAGGAGCTCACGTTCCAAAAACGGCATTGGTTTATCCATCTGTGAAGAGATTGTCACCCTAATGAAGGGGCGGCTGGAAATCAGCAGCGAAGTCAATGTGGGGACAACCGTGGTTATTACTCTGCCCAGAGGGGTGCGTGCCAATGGTTAA
- a CDS encoding MBL fold metallo-hydrolase, which yields MEKVIVLDLKLKFGQTEDVIHPVLLKDDRNMVLVDCGYTGFLPVIEQAMAEKNLSCSELTHILITHQDHDHMGALSELKQKYPKIQVVASDKESPYISGKFKSLRLEQAEAMQPNLPEEQKPFGLAFCNILKNVRPVEVDLEVRDGDVLDWCGGCTILGTPGHTPGHIAVYINKKKVLITGDAAALENGELVIANPQFTLDIKEAEESLRKIINYGAKEMICYHGGIFIS from the coding sequence ATGGAAAAGGTTATCGTATTGGATTTAAAACTTAAATTTGGTCAAACAGAGGATGTAATCCATCCAGTTTTATTAAAAGATGATAGGAATATGGTATTGGTAGATTGCGGATATACCGGCTTTCTTCCTGTTATCGAACAGGCAATGGCAGAAAAAAATCTTTCTTGCAGCGAATTGACGCATATTTTGATTACTCATCAGGACCATGATCATATGGGTGCATTGTCTGAATTAAAACAGAAATATCCTAAAATACAGGTTGTGGCCAGTGACAAGGAGTCCCCGTATATTTCAGGTAAATTCAAGTCCCTACGGTTAGAACAAGCCGAGGCCATGCAGCCGAATTTACCTGAAGAACAAAAACCATTTGGATTAGCTTTTTGTAATATCCTGAAAAATGTTCGGCCTGTTGAAGTAGACCTGGAAGTACGGGACGGAGATGTTTTGGATTGGTGCGGAGGTTGTACCATCCTCGGAACGCCGGGACATACGCCAGGTCACATTGCTGTCTATATAAATAAGAAAAAAGTTCTTATAACAGGGGATGCGGCAGCACTTGAGAATGGGGAATTGGTAATTGCAAATCCTCAATTCACATTAGATATAAAAGAGGCTGAAGAATCCCTTCGCAAAATCATTAATTATGGCGCCAAAGAAATGATATGCTATCATGGAGGCATATTTATATCTTAA